The segment CATCGCCTCCCCCTCGCCGCCCGGCCCATCCTGTGCCTGCTCCAGCAACCCCTCCAGGCGCTGCTGATACGGCTCATCAAGGCCGGCCAGGCGCTCGGCCTGACTGCGCTCCAGCCAGGTCTGCCAAAACTCCCGGTCGACCAGCGACTCAGCCAGCCGCTCTGGCGTTTGTGCAGCCAGTACCTGAGCCCTGGCCTGCTCAAGCTGCTCTGCGCCCACATTGGCGACCTCGGCGAAGGTCATGTCGCCAGGTTGCGCCGGCAAGTCCAGTGACTCACGCAGGCCGATGCGGTAGGCCAGCACCACTTCAATCTGGTCGGCATCACGCCCCTGAACCTGGCGCGCCGCAATATCCTCGAGGGCGATCGCCTGTACCTGATCCAGTCGCCACAACTGCCGGCCCAGGTGCAGCAGTGCCGCTTGCTCGCCGCCCGTACCCGCATCAACCTGTGCCTGCCACACCAGCATGCGCAGCTCCAGGTTGCTGAAACTCAAGGCCACGCTGTCCTGGCAGGTCAGAACCTGGCGGGCCTGCTCGAAAAGCACCTCGCGCAGCGAGGTGTGGGCGCGCATGGCGTCGAGCATGCAGAACACCCGTTCAGCCAGCGCCGCCGGCCGCCGGCGAAAATCGCTGGTGGCTTGCAACCTGCCAAGCAGGCCCATGAAATCGGCAGAACCTTCCTCCGCCTCCAGCGCATCCCAATCACCGCCCTGCTCGGCCCGCGCGGCATCCCCCATTGCCTGCAGCCAGCCCTGGCGGACCGAGGCTGGCGCGGCCCCTGCGCCGAGGTCGCCACTCCAGTGGGTGCGCATGTACAGCTCGAAACGCAGCGAGGTTTCGGCATCTAGCGGGTTATGCTCCAGCAGGATCGAGCTGCTGACCCACAGCGGGGTCTGGAAAAAGCGCTCGGGCAAGGTGGTGATGTGGTTATCGCGCAGATCGGCGATGGCAAGCTCCAGCCGGCCCAGCAAGGCCGGCGGCATGCTCGGCAGTTGCGCCGCGCGCAGGTTGAGGTTGCGCAGCCGGCTCAAGCGACGCACCGAGAACGTACGCCCCAGCGGGTTGAACGAAAGGTTCAGGTACTGCAGGCTCACGCACCCTTCCAGCATGCGCACCTGGGCCGAGTCGAGGACGATCTGGTTGTCATACAGGTCCAGCTCGGTCAGCTCGACCAGCCGCTCGAGCCCCCCGGGCAGGTTGACCAGCCGGTTGCCGCTGAGCTCGAGCACGCGCACGCCAGGGAAAGCCCGCAGGAACCCTCTCGATACCTGGCGCAGGCCCATGCCACGGAACGATAGTTCACGTACGTGGGCGAAGCTGATCACCTCGGGCAGGTCCGGCAACGACTCCAGGCTGATGCCCAAGAGGCTCAGCCGGTAGCCTGCCACTTCCACACCACCACCGATGATCCGCGGCCCCATGCGTTGCCAGCCACGTACCAGTGCTTCACCGAGATGCCGCCGCTCGTTGCGCTCGGTATTGCTGGTCGCGAAGCCGGCCCAGTCGCGCAGGGTGCTGTGCAAGGCCGACAATTCACCGGCCAGGCGTCCCAACTGCACCTCCACGTTCTGGCCCGCTTCACGGGCACGGCGCGCCCAGTGTTCGATCTCCAGGTCTTCATACAGCGGGTACAGCGCGCGAACCATGGCGTAAAGCGCCCGCGGCCGGCCACGACCCGTGCCGCGCCCGCTCAATGGATAGCCCAGGCGCCCGTCTGCTAGGCGCTGGGGTGGCCTGAACCAGCCCTTCGGGGTGCCCATGCCGAGCACGCCTTCAAGCCGGCTTCGGTTGCTGGCAGCCAGGCGCCCCAGCAATACTCGCAGGTTGTGCGCAAACGGCTCGCTTACACCCACAGCGTTGCGGTCTTCATCGGAAAACGCCGCCGCGAGGGTTTCGAACAGCTCGGCAGGCTCTGCCGTCAGCGCCTGCCCCTGATCATCGAACAACCGCAAGCCATCGACCCCGAATACCAGCTCGAACTGCCGCGCAGCGCTTGACGCACTCTGCAACAACGGTGCTTCTGCCTGCAGGCCGTCATACAACTGCACCCCAAGGTCGCTCGGCATACCGGGCAAATGCGCCAGCAAACCCAGTGCAGCCCGGGCGTGGTCCAGGGTTTGCGGGGTATCGAAATACAAACCCTCGTACACCCTTGCCAGCCGAACCCTGCGCAATGCCTGCGCCGCAGCCTCGGCCAGGGCCAAAGGCACCCGCCCAGTGTCGACCAGCCGCTGGCGCTGTACCGCGCTCACCTGCTCGAGCAGCTCCTGGGCGACATCGTTGGGTAACCCCGGGAATGCGCGCAGCAGCGCCGCCAGCAGTGGCGTATGGCTGTCCTGGCTGGCGTGATAGAGGCGCTCGAACAGGGCCCGCCGCTGTTGCCACGCCAGCTCCGCCAGTTGCTGATCGTTCAGGTCATACGCGCCCGGCAAGTGCTCGGCATGGGTGCGCACGGTGCTGTCCTCAGCCTGTTGGCCACTACGCAAGCGCGCGACCATGCGCCGGATACGACCGTCCAGCGCGGCACGGCGGGTGCAGTCGCGCAGCAGTGCATCCGGCGCTTCGCCGCGCAGGTGCATCGCTCGCAGGTGCTCCTCGCGAGTATCGGTGGCCAGCAATACCTGCTCGATGTCTTCATCCTCCAGCGGGTACTGGGTCAACCCCAGGCGCCGGAACAACTGCAACCGGCTCCAGCGGCCAGGCTCCTCCGACCACAGGCGCCAGGCGCCCGCACCATTACCCAGCAGAAGCGGTGCGCGCCCGTTCCGGGCCTGCAGTTGCCAACGCCCATCCACCGGGCGCTGCCTGACGGCATAGGCGCGCGCCTCCATTTGCACCCAGGCCTGCTCCCCCAGAACACTGACCCCTGCCTCGTCACACCGTGCCTGTGCGGGAATCTGCGTCTCGATAAAAGCCGACAACTCGCCCCGGGCCAGACGTACATCGCCACTGGCAAGGCGTGCCGGCACCAGCTCATCCACCAGCGCAGCGCGGCTCCACGCCGTACGCACCAGCGCCACACCGGCAGCGGTAGCCGCCAGCACCGCCACGTCGGTTGCCACATGGCACAGATGGTCCAGGGCCGCGCTACGATCACCTTCATCCCAGGCTTCGAAACCCTGATAGACCTCACCCAGCAACTGCCAGGCTGCCACCCCCAGCAACGCCAGGCCCAGCCCCGGCACGAACAGGCCGGCCAGGTTGAGTAGCGTCCAGCCTTCAGTGGCCAGGCGCTGGTCATGCGCTTGCTGCACTTCACGGTCGAGCATGGCCACCGGGGTGGCGATCTGCGCGGCGTCGTCCTTGATCTGGGCAATGCGCGCCTTCGCCAAGGTGTCGAACAGCGGCGAGCCCCAGTCGGCCATGTGTTCCTCCAGGTCGATGTTGGCAAGGTCCGATACCCCGGCATAACCACCGATCACCTGGGCAAAGAACGCCTGACTGTCACGCCTGCGCACAAAGCGGCTGAAGAAGCGCTGGTAGCTGGCGGTACGCAGGCGCTTGCCCAGGTCGTTGGCGAACTGGCGCAGGGTGTCGTAGCTGCGCAGCGGCGTTACCGGATCGCCCGGAATGTATACGATGACCCGGCGCGACGAGGTGTACAGCGGGCTCCAGCTCTCGTCACGCACATCCAGCACGACGATCTGCTCCAGGGTACAGCCCAGCAACTTCAAGCGCCTGGCACGAACCGGGTCGCCACGCAGCTTGAGCGAGGCTCGCTGGTCGCACAGTTCGGTGATCAAGCGCTGCTCGTCGGCGTCCAGCGCCCCTGCAACCCAGGCTATGTGCGCGTCCACCCTCAGCGCGCTGCGCTGAAGTTCCGCCAGCAGGTTGCGTGCTCGCAGCGGTTGCAGAACCTGCTCAAGGTGACGTTGGTATTGGCCGCCCAGATCGAGGGTTCGGCAGAATGCTGCAAATCGCGCAGCGCTGGGCAACTCGCCCGACTGGCCCTGCAGGTGCACCAGCCGATTGCCGGCCAGTTGCTGGCCCTGGGCCTGATCGGCCGTGAAGTTGCGAAGCGCTGCCTCGAATGGCGTGATCACTGAGTACACGGCCTGGGTGACAGGCCAGCCAATCGGCTGGGAGGTGATCACCGGTTCCTTGTGACCTTGGCGAAAGCCCACCTGCGCCTCATCCAACCCCAGCTGAGCCTGCATGGCCTGCTGCAGCAATGGCCGGGCAAAGGCCTCCACGCCTTGCAGGCCAGCCAGCAGCTCGGCGCAACGCTCGCGCGCCTGCAGGCTGGCCAGCATGGCCTGGTGCAGCTGCTGCATCTGGGTGACCGATGCCCTGGCGACCCAGGCTGGCAGCCGGTCGGCGATCATCTGATCCTGGTACTGCTGTGCTTCGCTGCGTTGCACGGTCATCACACACCCTCCGGGTTTCGATCAAAGCCGGCAGGCTAGTGGTGGGCGGCGGGCCGCTTGCGGTGCTTATGTATCGTTAGAACAGCGGTATCTGCCGGTCGATCAGGGCGGCAAAGTCATCGCCTACGAACGGCAATATCGCGTCGGCCACAGGTTGCAGCTGACGTATCAGGTAGTGCTGGTGGTCGATGGGGGCCTGATGGTTTTCAAGCGGCTCGGGGCCGGCCGTGGTGATCACGTAGCTGATCCAGCCGCCATTCTGGTACTGCCTGGGGCGGCCCACGCGCAGGTTGTATTGGTCGGCCAGGCGTGCAGCACGCACGTGGGGTGGTACGTTGCGCTGGTAATCGGCCAGCGGCCGGCGCAGGCGTTTGCGGTACACCAGCAGTGCGTCATGCTCGCCGGCCAGCAGGGCCTGCACGGTCGCGCGCAGGTAGTCGCGGTAGGGTTGCCCACGGAACACCCGCCCGTAGAGTTCCTGCTGGAACTGCCGCGCCAACGGCGACCAGTCGGTACGCACCGACTCCAGGCCCTTGTAGACCATGTCCTCACTGCCATCGG is part of the Pseudomonas fakonensis genome and harbors:
- a CDS encoding NEL-type E3 ubiquitin ligase domain-containing protein, whose protein sequence is MTVQRSEAQQYQDQMIADRLPAWVARASVTQMQQLHQAMLASLQARERCAELLAGLQGVEAFARPLLQQAMQAQLGLDEAQVGFRQGHKEPVITSQPIGWPVTQAVYSVITPFEAALRNFTADQAQGQQLAGNRLVHLQGQSGELPSAARFAAFCRTLDLGGQYQRHLEQVLQPLRARNLLAELQRSALRVDAHIAWVAGALDADEQRLITELCDQRASLKLRGDPVRARRLKLLGCTLEQIVVLDVRDESWSPLYTSSRRVIVYIPGDPVTPLRSYDTLRQFANDLGKRLRTASYQRFFSRFVRRRDSQAFFAQVIGGYAGVSDLANIDLEEHMADWGSPLFDTLAKARIAQIKDDAAQIATPVAMLDREVQQAHDQRLATEGWTLLNLAGLFVPGLGLALLGVAAWQLLGEVYQGFEAWDEGDRSAALDHLCHVATDVAVLAATAAGVALVRTAWSRAALVDELVPARLASGDVRLARGELSAFIETQIPAQARCDEAGVSVLGEQAWVQMEARAYAVRQRPVDGRWQLQARNGRAPLLLGNGAGAWRLWSEEPGRWSRLQLFRRLGLTQYPLEDEDIEQVLLATDTREEHLRAMHLRGEAPDALLRDCTRRAALDGRIRRMVARLRSGQQAEDSTVRTHAEHLPGAYDLNDQQLAELAWQQRRALFERLYHASQDSHTPLLAALLRAFPGLPNDVAQELLEQVSAVQRQRLVDTGRVPLALAEAAAQALRRVRLARVYEGLYFDTPQTLDHARAALGLLAHLPGMPSDLGVQLYDGLQAEAPLLQSASSAARQFELVFGVDGLRLFDDQGQALTAEPAELFETLAAAFSDEDRNAVGVSEPFAHNLRVLLGRLAASNRSRLEGVLGMGTPKGWFRPPQRLADGRLGYPLSGRGTGRGRPRALYAMVRALYPLYEDLEIEHWARRAREAGQNVEVQLGRLAGELSALHSTLRDWAGFATSNTERNERRHLGEALVRGWQRMGPRIIGGGVEVAGYRLSLLGISLESLPDLPEVISFAHVRELSFRGMGLRQVSRGFLRAFPGVRVLELSGNRLVNLPGGLERLVELTELDLYDNQIVLDSAQVRMLEGCVSLQYLNLSFNPLGRTFSVRRLSRLRNLNLRAAQLPSMPPALLGRLELAIADLRDNHITTLPERFFQTPLWVSSSILLEHNPLDAETSLRFELYMRTHWSGDLGAGAAPASVRQGWLQAMGDAARAEQGGDWDALEAEEGSADFMGLLGRLQATSDFRRRPAALAERVFCMLDAMRAHTSLREVLFEQARQVLTCQDSVALSFSNLELRMLVWQAQVDAGTGGEQAALLHLGRQLWRLDQVQAIALEDIAARQVQGRDADQIEVVLAYRIGLRESLDLPAQPGDMTFAEVANVGAEQLEQARAQVLAAQTPERLAESLVDREFWQTWLERSQAERLAGLDEPYQQRLEGLLEQAQDGPGGEGEAMAQMNAVRDEREAARRALMLEMTLRVLGEGD